One window of Quercus robur chromosome 5, dhQueRobu3.1, whole genome shotgun sequence genomic DNA carries:
- the LOC126728584 gene encoding uncharacterized protein LOC126728584 has product MAQIDNPVIRFLEEDVRRLHHTHDDVLVVSLRVGDYNMHWVLVDNGSSVDILYYPTFQQMRIHREQLVPINAPLVGFGGTRVFPLGAVTLSVTVGDYPQQITKDVTFLMVYCSFAYNAILGRPTLNSWKAVTSTYHLIIKFPTDYGVGELRRNQVAARECYIVMLEMVSHQQTMCIGEQRAVAELVEELEEVTLDDLRLERMTRIGTLASWPVRQALMAFLKDNQDVFAWSHEDMLGIDPSIIVHKLNISPSFPPIRQKKRVFAQEQDIAIAKEVRKLLKADFIREVYYPDWLANVVMVKKANEKWRTFVDFTDLNKICSKDSYPLPRIDTLVDSTARHQLLSFMNAFSGYNQIKMEEVDQEKTSFVTSQGLFCYKVMSFGLKNAGARYQRLMNKMFTHQIGRNVQIYVDDMLVKSLHEDDHLDDLWETFDTLQSYNMKLNPNKCAFGVTVGKFLGFMVS; this is encoded by the coding sequence ATGGCACAAATCGACAACCCCGTCATCAGATTCTTAGAAGAAGATGTCCGAAGGTTGCATCACACGCATGATGACGTGCTTGTTGTCAGCCTACGAGtaggagactacaacatgcactGGGTTCTggtcgacaacggcagctcCGTAGATATCCTATATTACCCGAccttccagcagatgaggattcATAGAGAACAACTGGTCCCGATAAATGCCCctctcgttggtttcggagggacaAGAGTGTTCCCCCTGGGCGCCGTCACATTGTCAGTAACGGTAGGCGATTACCCCCAGCAGATCACtaaggacgtaacattcctCATGGTCTACTGCTCGTTTGCCTACAATGCCATCCTTGGACGACCCACTCTTAACTCTTGGAAGGCTGTAACTTCAACCTAccatttaataatcaaattccCTACAGATTATGGAGTAGGAGAGCTACGCAGAAATCAGGTGGCAGCGCGAGAATGCTATATTGTCATGCTAGAGATGGTCAGTCACCAGCAAACAATGTGCATAGGAGAACAACGGGCGGTAGCGGAGCTAGTTGAAGAACTAGAAGAAGTGACCCTTGATGACTTAAGACTAGAACGGATGACTAGAATAGGCACACTAGCTAGTTGGCCGGTACGTCAAGCGCTCATGGCATTCCTAAAAGACAATCaagatgtgttcgcctggagtcacgaggacatgctGGGAATTGACCCCTCAATCATAGTTCACAAGTTAAATATATCGCCCTCATTTCCCCCAATTCGACAGAAGAAGCGAGTATTCGCTCAAGAGCAGGACATAGCCATAGCCAAGGAAGTTCGAAAGTTGCTTAAGGCAGATTTCATCCGAGAAGTGTACTACCCCGATTGGTTGGCAAACGTGGTCATGGTTAAAAAGGCCAATGAAAAATGGAGGACGTTTGTAGATTTCACGGACCTCAATAAGATTTGCTCTAAGGACAGCTATCCACTCCCACGGATAGATACTTTGGTAGACTCAACTGCAAGACACCAGCTCTTAAGCTTCATGAACGCTTTCTCAGGCTATAACCAGATCAAAATGGAAGAAGTcgatcaagagaagacctctTTTGTTACCAGCCAGGGACTGTTCTGCTACAAGGTGATGTCATTCGGACTCAAAAATGCTGGGGCAAGATACCAGAGAttaatgaacaaaatgttcacGCACCAGATTGGGAGGAACGTACAAATTTATGTCGATGACATGTTAGTGAAGAGCTTACACGAAGATGATCACCTAGACGACCTCTGGGAGACCTTTGACACCCTTCAATCATAtaacatgaagctgaatccaaacAAATGCGCGTTCGGAGTGACGGTGGGGAAATTCTTGGGCTTCATGGTATCCTAA